One part of the Populus alba chromosome 18, ASM523922v2, whole genome shotgun sequence genome encodes these proteins:
- the LOC118054124 gene encoding protein PGR, whose protein sequence is MESVFIQPSVAVLISFVIAIKAYRRKSLDVTGAVAGFIVMTLHFAISYRFGAILLVFFFTSSKLTKVGEDKKRRFDAEFKEGGQRNWIQVLSNSGIASVLVLAVWRLAGWEDKCLDGKESVVITSLIGGIIGQYSCCNGDTWSSELGVLSDAQPRLITTFKPVRRGTNGGVTLAGLLAAAAAGGVIGLAFVLIGFFTTKCVFDVALKQLLVIPVAALAGLCGSLIDSLLGATLQFSGFCTVRNKVVGKPGPTVRKISGLDILDNNAVNLVSILLTALLTSVGCAYIF, encoded by the exons ATGGAAAGTGTCTTCATCCAACCGTCAGTAGCGGTGCTAATCTCTTTTGTAATCGCGATTAAAGCTTACAGAAGAAAATCTCTAGACGTAACAGGAGCAGTCGCTGGGTTCATTGTTATGACCCTTCACTTTGCTATTAGTTACAGATTTGGAGCTATATTGCTTGTCTTCTTTTTCACTTCATCCAAGCTTACCAAGGTTGGAGAAGACAAGAAGAGGCGCTTTGACGCCGAGTTCAAGGAGGGTGGACAAAGAAACTG GATACAAGTGCTGTCTAATAGTGGTATAGCTTCTGTTTTGGTCCTGGCTGTTTGGAGATTGGCCGGCTGGGAGGACAAGTGCTTGGATGGAAAAGAATCGGTCGTCATCACCTCTCTTATTGGAGGGATCATCGGTCAGTATTCATGCTGCAATGGAGACACTTGGTCTTCCGAGCTTGGTGTACTCAGCGATGCGCAACCTCGTTTGATCACAACCTTTAAG CCTGTTCGGAGGGGTACAAATGGTGGAGTCACGTTAGCAGGTCTTCTAGCAGCTGCAGCAGCAGGAGGTGTTATTGGGCTTGCATTCGTGCTCATAGGGTTTTTCACAACGAAATGTGTGTTTGATGTAGCACTCAAGCAGCTCTTAGTTATACCGGTTGCTGCACTGGCAGGGTTATGTGGGAGTCTGATAGATTCTCTGTTGGGAGCTACTTTGCAATTCAGTGGATTCTGCACTGTTCGGAACAAA GTTGTTGGAAAACCTGGACCAACAGTGAGGAAAATTTCAGGACTTGACATTCTCGACAACAATGCTGTGAACCTTGTCTCTATACTGCTGACCGCCTTGCTGACTTCCGTTGGCTGCGCATACATTTTCTGA